The genome window agTTTAATTACTACTCTTTCTCTTTAATAGTCTATTGGGATAAATACTATTACGCATCTATCGTACCAAAGTCTAAGTTACCTGTTGCTCATGTCCTCACTAGGCTGTAAATTCACTGAGATTACGTACTTTGCCTTGTTAGTCACTGTAAACTTACTAAAGAAGAGTAGAGATTAAAATCACAAGGTCAGGAGATGTGGTGCCTGTGTTTGTATCCTATTTCAGTGACCTAGTTGAGATTGATCTTGGGCAAGTAAATTAATCTGttggtttcagtttcctcatctctaaaatggaggtgATAATATTACCTACCTGGGGGCCCTTGAGTTGTTGGCTATTGAGTTGATACATATAAGGACTTAGAACAATTCCTAGAATAAAAGCAAACTATTATTGCCTATTTACTAGGGTCTGAACGTACAGGGATCAAAAATTTGATTTAAAGCCTGATTGAAATGGTAGAAAAGTGTATAAAGAAACAGCTGCTTTAAGTGGGGTTGACTCATTTCAAATTAAAGAATCATTCTAAAAGTTTATAAATTACAGCAGAAACAAAGTTTGCTTCAAATACATCCGCAGCATAAGCAAACTGAGTCAGTTTACTACTGTagctttggtttttatttgatTCATTTACGGCTTGGtcttacataaatattaaaatctacATAATGAAGAGTAATTATCTGTTATGTAAACTTCAAAAGAGAAAACCTTAAGAAGATTGGGATCCATTTCCCTTCATGTAAATCCAGAGTTACCAAAAAAGACTCACTTTTCTCACAGCTCCCTTGCCTGATGAGTGTGATGTGTAGGTGGGCTACGGTTTTCAATATTTCTGAGTTCATGAATGgaagttgaattttttaaattagtgttttaaaatattataagaaaaaactaactgaaaattttaagcaatgcagaaattttacaaattcttaattttattcacTCCCCTATTGCCGGTCACTTAGGttgttccattttacatttgctatTACACAGAATGCTGCAATAAGCATGTCAGTGTGGTCTCTGTTTTGCATTATTTCTATAGATTAGGTAAATGGGATCTTTATGTTCACATCTAAATGTCATAAAGCCTGATGttttgaatttgtagatcaaaTGTTTGAGACAAAAACTTTGGACAAATTGTGACCAATCATGTCTCTGAAGGACTGTCTTCAACTCTGCTTAAACTTTTATTACCTGGTAAGAATTGTGTGAAAACACAGACTAGGAAGACTGCTCACCACACAGCAGGTATATTGGCcttctttctgtatttcagaCGCCCAGCTCTTTCACACTACAGAGCTCTACTTATATTACACTTATATTTCCCTTTTCCTGAAACAGTCTCCAGATAGTCTCATGGCTAGCTTTTTGTTACTCAGCCCTCAGCTCAAACCTTACTTTCTCTGGTAATCCTATCTGGCTACTCCATCTGATTGCTAGGGAACATGTGATGTGGGTGTGCATCTTCACTGAAAATTTGGAAGTTCCTTTGCCATTGTTTTCCATGTATGCGTGGGAGTGCATGTGCTCCAAGTCCAGCTGTTTAAATACATTTCATGGAACTTGAGATCTGTGTATTATTGCACAGCTATGTCTGATAATTCAATGAAATTACAGACGATTTCCCTATTAATGCCCTCATGATCCCTGGCGCTGATTACTAACTTGGTTTCTCcagaacatatacatatatgaatttaATGCAAAAGCAGTTGATGACTTATTGTAGTATCCAGCATCTCTTGTGTTTGTAAAAACagtatgtgcttttaaaaaacaaacaatgaaccATAGGTAATTAATGGAcagttttaaaaaaccaaaacaggttttaaaaaccctcaaatgtgagggacttccctggtggtgcagtggttaatccacctgccaatgcaggggacacaggtttgagccctggtccgggaagataccacatgctgtggagcacctaagcccatgtgccacaactactgagcctgttctctagagcccgtgaaccacaactactgagcctgcatgccacaactactgaagcccgtgcatctagagcccatgctctgcaacaacagaagccagcGCAatagaagcccgtgcaccgcaacgaagagtagcccccgctcgcggcaactagagaaagcctgagcacagcaacaaagacccaatgcagccaaaaataaataaaattaattttaaaaaaaacatcaaatgtgatacgaaattttaaaaattttaaaaattaaaaaattttttttctagtttaaaatGACACATTGTTCTCATGAATCTCTTTTCTCTGTCAGATAGCCTGCTAATATAGTAACCCCCAAGGGCAAGGAAAATAGGAGATGAGACAACAGTGGATGAGAGATGTCAATGTTTTCAGAAGGCCAAAGCAGATGAAGAAACGATAAATTCATAGATCACAGAAAGTTACATGCTAAATGTCTGCAAGGAGGTACACCAAGGAGAAACAAACCCACCCACTTGATATAGACACTGAGGCTCAGTTTTTGCAGGCAgtttccaaggaagagggaaGGTGTGAGGCTAGAAACAGGATTCATTAATAGCTGTGTTCAGGGACttcgctggcagtccagtggttaggactctgggcttccaccgcaggggccacagattccatccctggtctgggaactaagatcctgcatgccatgtggcacagaCAAAAAAGATAATAAGATCTGTGCTCAGAGCTGTTGGATGTCCAGGAGCCCTATCTCACTCAAGCCAGATGACTTTTCCTTCCCCATGCCACAGACAGAAAGTTTATTTTCTGGGTAAATTGAACCAAAGGAGGCACAGATGGAGGCTGGGGGTCCATAGCATTGAACAAGGGAATTGTGTGAAAGTCTGTTTTCTGACTGCAGGATGTCAACCCTCTTCTCCCACTTGGTGTCATTAAATCAGTACCCAAGGTAAACATCCCCCGCACCCCCACTCCCccgcaaacacacacagacacacacacagtcaagACTGGAAGATTATTCTCTGAAGAAACCATATGGTACCAGAGAAAAGAAATCCAGATACATTTGGGCACTCTCCAAAGAAAAGGCCAAGTCACTActtactacaatgaagtctaccTGTTGACAAACAGTATCCACGCACAATCTGCTTTTAGGTGCCTCACTTTTAAATATTAACTGATACCCAAAGAATCAGACAAGGAAAGCTTTCTAAATGAAAGAATCCTTTTAGCATACTTTCTGCCCCCTCCACCATTTTGTTTTTACCCCCAAAGTAAAATACCGCCTAGGGcttaaaatgtaaactttaagAGAATTCGTTCCAACGCTGGGATTATAAGCATATGGGAGGAAAAGTGTGTCCTGACAGCGGTACCCTCACTGATGCCCCAAACTGCATCTTGCCTACTAGGCCTGTAGTCAGTTATATCCAGAACTGCTGCTGCATAAAGCTGCATGGCTCCTCAGCAAGAACCCCGAGACTTAGCACGCACAGAGCGCTGGAGCCACACAGGTCTTTTATATCAAGTTTTTTAGCTGTATATAAATGTTTTCCAATGCGATTGTACACGGCCTTGACTTAACCTCTAGAAATAACGAGGGTGTGCGTCCCACCAGCTCACAGGGCTTCAGGCCAGGATCCTCGGCGACGTTACCACGAAAGAGAGGATCTGCCCGCCTCAGGCCTCCCCCGGCGTCGCCCCCGGCGGGCAAAGAGCTACACCTGGAGAGGCGCGGCGGCCGGCACCTTTGTGGAGCCGCCATTCCTCTCCGGAGACGATTAAGGGTTTTCTGATCCGAAGGAGCCACCGATTGTCAGGTAAACCCCGCAAAGTGTTTGTTCGTTTTCCCTATTTTAAACCTTTGTATCTGTAGATTGACCCTTTGAACCGAGGCGCGATCAAGCACCTCCCATTTTGTTTTGCCGGGAGGTGGGGGTCTCTGGCCGAAAAGGAAGGCAAGTCTTCCTCCGCCGCAGCAGCGCCTGGAGTTTCTGGCCGTAATCGCAGGAGTTTATCGGACAGCTTTCTACTGCTGTATTGAGATTCACTAGAAGTGTTTCTCTAGTCGGCCCCGGGGCCCGCGGGCGCTGGGACCGCCGGCGGCGCGGAGCGAGAGGGAGGGCGGCTGACGGGTTTAGGGCCCAGACGCGGCGGCCGCAGGGCGCCAGGAGAGGCGCGCGCGGCCCGCGGGTCGGGGGTTATTTCAGTGCGTGGGGAGGGCGGCCCGCGGCCTAGTCTGGGGTTAAGCGGCTTCTCCCGCGCCGGAGAGAGAACCAAGAGCAGGCGGCTGGACACGGGACGGCCTCCTAAGCTCCAGAGAGTTCCCTTCCTCGGAGACCAGCAGAAGAGTGGGCGAACATGAAATCCAATCCTGCCATCCAAGCCGCCATCGACCTCACCGCGGGGGCCCTTGGGGGCACAGCATGCGTCCTGACCGGGCAGCCCTTCGACACACTGAAAGTGAAGATGCAGACGTTCCCTGGCCTGTACAAGGGCCTCGTCGACTGTGGCCTGAAGACGTACTCCCAGGTGGGCTTACGGGGCTTCTACAAAGGGACCGGCCCCGCGCTGATGGCCTACGTCGCCGAGAACTCAGTCCTCTTCTTGTGCTACGGCTTCTGCCAACAGTTCCTGAGGAAAGTGGTTGGATTGGACAAGCGGGCGAAGCTGAATGATCTGCAGACTGCGGCCGCTGGTTCCATCGCCTCTGCGTTTGCCGCGCTGGCCCTGTGCCCCACTGAGCTGGTGAAGTGCCGGCTGCAGACCATGCACGAACTGGAGATGTCAGGAAGGATAGCAAAAAGCCATAATACAGTTTGGTCCGTCGTGAAGAGTATCCTTAGAAAGGATGGCCCCTTGGGCTTCTACCACGGACTCACGAGCACTCTGTTTCAAGTAGTACCaggctatttcttcttcttcgGTGGCTATGAACTGAGCCGATCGTTTTTTGCCTCGGATGGATCAAAAGATGAACTAGGCCCTGTCCCCTTGATGTTAAGCGGTGGAATTGCTGGAATTTGCCTTTGGCTTGTCATATACCCAGTGGATTGTATCAAATCCAGAATTCAGGTTCTTTCCATGCTTGGAAAACAGGCAGGACTTATCAGAACTCTTTTAAGTGTTGTGAAAAAGGAAGGAGTAGCAGCTTTATATTCTGGTCTGAAAGCTACTTTGATTCGAGCGTTCCCTGCCAATGCGGCACTATTTTTGGCTTATGAATACAGCAGGAAGATGATGATGAGCCAGTTTGAAGCATACTGAAGTGTCTTGGTGAATCTGGATCCAAGTACACGCCTTTGAGGACTATAATTTAACTCAGAGTTTCATGGAGCACTGGACCAGTGTGGTATTATTTTTGACTTCATGGGAACTTTGCTTTTGTCTTCCCTGCTTATATGCTAAATCTTAACCTTTATGGAAGAACCtctattttatatcatataattTCTGCCCATAATTGTATTGAAATAGAAAAGTTGCTGCTCTTGTGTTTGGTGAGATAATACAGGGCGAGTGGGTGGCCGTATGTACCTAATCTGAAAAGCTAACCATAGTTGTATCACCGGGCTTTTGCATAAATCTACACATGTACATGCAGTTTGTTTGCTTATATGTTGTGAGTGAAACACAGTTTGGTTTCCATGTTTAATCTCATGTCACTAGAAAAACCGAGTTAAACATGTTTCAAGATGGTTATAAATGATTACTTAACCCACTCAAGATGTAGGGTCTCTTTAAAAGTCTGCTTAACATGTGCACTATATTAGccaattaaagtttttaaaaagtgtttggtTCTTGAAAACGAAAATATCCATCtacattttttcatttacaatgatttattttattttttattgaggtaatcTTGATTTATGGCATTATATTTCTACATCTGTATACCCTACAATGTGCTcaccaccaaatatttatttttcatctatcaccatacagttgatcccctttatCCACTTTGTCTCCCTCGTTTACCTACCTGCTCTGATAATAACTACTCTGTTGTCTGTAATgacatgtttgttttatttggttttggtttgttcatttattaggggttttgtttgtttattatagtTTTTCATATTCCAGATATGAGTGAAATcctatagtatttatctttctctgtctgacttacttcacttagcataataccctcaaggtccctccatgttgtcgcaaatggcaagatttcatattttttctcctctagattttttgtttaatatttattcggctgcaccgggtcttagttgcggcatgcaggatctttagttgcagcatgcagaatgTTTTTTtagtcgtggcatgcgggatctagttccctgcgcagggatccaacctgggctccctgcactgggagtgtggagccttagtcactggaccaccagggtgaTCTCTGTCATCTTAGATTTTTAAGAGGAGAATATACCTGCATACTGATGTGTCTTCCACAGCCTCGAGTTAAAGTTTCAGAGTAGGCATCCTGGATTTTCCCAAGATGTTCTACTCTTAATAGTGCTATTCATCTTCAAAGTGGGATCATATTCCACACTCTTAGTTAGGTGTGGCCTAGAGCATTAGGACTCTGGGAAGTAGCCTGGCCTTTGTCTGTACCaaatttccttcctctcttctcccaaaGAGCTTCCCCCTCTGCTCTACTTTAGActgaggaaggggtgagggatggGGCTGTGCTTCTGTGCTTGGATGAAGACCCATGTAGTTGACAACAGTTCTTAGCTTCCAGTCTCCGGGTCCTGGCCTGGGTAGGATTCCAGGATGTACAATTGGCCCATTTAGGGgttgttgattccttctggaTCGTTCACTGTCCTCTCTGCCTCCACCAGTCAGAAACCCTTCCAGGGAACAGAGAGTGCCAAAGCCATGAGAACTTTTTGTGCCCTGATGGTGATCAGGTGACGGTACCAGTGGATGAAGTCCTCTCCTCTCAAATAGAACTAGACAGAACTTAGTGCTTGCAGTCCACAGTGATTAATGTTAGGGCTGACCCATCCTGAAGTTTACCTGAGGGCTAATAACTCCTTGTCATTTTTTTACAGTGTTGGAAACTTCTAAATTTTGTACTGGCCATCTGTGAGTTTTATTGATGACTGTATATATGATGTGACTTTACAAAGCAATGAAACATAAGAAAAGCAACTTTATTAAACTGtaccatatgtatgtatataggcactgacaaaaaccaaaaacaaaaaaacatagttCGTCTGATCCCCACACACTTGTGCATCTGTTTTTTGGCCCTATAATGTAAGAGGGTCATTCTTACTAAAGTAAGCCTCATCATTCCATGATGATCCAAGACCAGCAGAGTCTCTCTCAATAAGAAGTGTTCTTAAGCAGCCTGTAAAGCTGAAAACAGGCAGGCTCCCAGTGTTAATGATCGCACATGGCATGTGTGTCAATCACTGCTGGTGGAATGTACACCTGGTATGGAATCCCCAGTTTCCTTCAGCTTTTTTCTATCTGTGAAACCTCTGAGGTAAGTCTAGCCGTATTGCCAGAGGCAAGAGGGTCAGGGTGATGGATGTTGACAAATGGGGTCTGGGGCAGACATTTGGGGAGGGGATGCTCAGTGTCATGCCTGGTGTGCTCCAGAGCGGTGGCTGGTCttccatttgctttttctttaaaagaaaaccatttttctactttacatctaagttatttatacatttaagtTATATATTACGTACGTAAGTGGTCAGTAGCTACTTAATGGGGCTTCATTCAAGCAGGTCTGGATTAAAGTAGAAAAGAGAACAGGAATGGCTTCTGCAGGAAGTGGACCTTTCAAAGTCCGAAGGCCCCCTGCTCAGTACCCATGAGCTTGTCTCAATTAGCCCTATAGTCAACGGACCTTTTCACACGTTGTCCATTAAAGGTTTACCTAAATATCTTCAATAGAAATCATTTGAGGCAAGCAAGAGTGGGAGTAAGGAATTGAAACCTAAGTCAGAAGAATTGTTTTCCACCCTTTTTGCTTAATTCATGGTTCAATATTTAGATACAATTTGTACCACTTCAGATCTGTACTCAGACAAAAATATAGTAACTTGAAATATTGTGTTTAAAGAAATTTGAGTGTTCTATCATTAAATTATTtacctaaataaaaatattttttgaattcacACCATTTACAGTATACTGTATTGAGCTCTGGGTATTCAGATATTAATGGTCTGGTTTCTGTTCTCAGGGATCTGATGGTCTAGATGTTTGTTTTCAGTCAGAAGAGCAATATTCTAGAAtacaatttagaagaaaaaaatagaatccaaattatgtttgtgtgtgtgtgtgtgtgtgtgtgtgtatgtaaaatcaatgatgtgtgtgtgtaaaatctttTCCTtaactgtgtttttgtttttatattgtggTTTCTTTGTAGTCTTTAAATTAGTTTcatggtatttctttcttttttcttccccagctttattgagatataattgacaaataacattgtGCATGTTTAGGGTGTACAGTGTTATgatttatatatgtgtttattatgaaatgattattacaataaggttagttaatgtccatcacctcacaggttactatttatttatttatttattttgaggtgAGATGGTATTTATTTCTAAGATTTAAGTTGGTCAAATCCATATTTCTGATGCCTAGCcttattttaaactttacttCCACATAGTATAATTTATCCCTCaacgttttaaaaattattttttattgaagtatagttaatttacaatgttgttagtttccagtgtacagcaaagtgattcagttatacatgtgtgtgtgtctgtgtatatatatatatgtctatatatatatatatatatatatatatacttttccaggttcttttccattataggttattacaagatatggagtatagttccctgtgctaaagagtaggtccttgttgtttaccaattttatatatagtagtgtgtatatattaattccaaactcctaatttatccctccctcccccactcctctttggtagccataagtctttgact of Delphinus delphis chromosome 3, mDelDel1.2, whole genome shotgun sequence contains these proteins:
- the LOC132422050 gene encoding mitochondrial ornithine transporter 2-like translates to MKSNPAIQAAIDLTAGALGGTACVLTGQPFDTLKVKMQTFPGLYKGLVDCGLKTYSQVGLRGFYKGTGPALMAYVAENSVLFLCYGFCQQFLRKVVGLDKRAKLNDLQTAAAGSIASAFAALALCPTELVKCRLQTMHELEMSGRIAKSHNTVWSVVKSILRKDGPLGFYHGLTSTLFQVVPGYFFFFGGYELSRSFFASDGSKDELGPVPLMLSGGIAGICLWLVIYPVDCIKSRIQVLSMLGKQAGLIRTLLSVVKKEGVAALYSGLKATLIRAFPANAALFLAYEYSRKMMMSQFEAY